A single genomic interval of Sulfurimonas sp. C5 harbors:
- a CDS encoding NifU family protein, which yields MIPFSDEELIDPVKAVIEKVRPSLALDGGDIDFITVKNGNVYVQLKGACVGCSSSGTTLKYGVERQLRMDIHPELNVINVPFGMENDIDNL from the coding sequence ATGATTCCATTTTCAGATGAAGAACTAATAGATCCTGTAAAAGCAGTAATCGAAAAAGTTAGACCATCATTAGCATTAGACGGTGGAGACATCGATTTTATTACAGTAAAAAATGGGAATGTATATGTTCAATTAAAAGGGGCATGTGTAGGCTGCTCTTCAAGTGGGACTACTCTTAAATATGGAGTTGAACGTCAATTAAGAATGGATATCCATCCGGAACTTAACGTTATAAATGTACCGTTTGGGATGGAAAACGATATAGATAATCTATAA
- a CDS encoding (2Fe-2S) ferredoxin domain-containing protein — MGIPQPAFYIFKCEQSAPPGMPKPSCVTPQTQDLFQHLAQSLMKQGIMGTVQPIRTSCMNRCQMGPVMLVEPGHTMYAGLTKEKIDRIIEEHILGGNVVEEYVIPQEMWDAPISPADMKQQMGM, encoded by the coding sequence ATGGGTATCCCTCAACCAGCTTTTTATATATTTAAATGTGAGCAATCAGCTCCTCCAGGTATGCCAAAGCCATCGTGTGTTACACCACAGACTCAAGACCTTTTCCAACACCTTGCACAAAGCCTAATGAAACAAGGTATTATGGGAACAGTACAGCCAATCAGAACATCTTGTATGAACAGATGTCAAATGGGACCTGTTATGTTAGTTGAACCGGGTCATACTATGTATGCTGGATTAACTAAAGAAAAAATTGATAGAATCATAGAAGAACATATCCTAGGCGGAAATGTTGTAGAAGAATATGTAATTCCTCAAGAGATGTGGGATGCACCTATTTCGCCTGCA
- a CDS encoding UDP-N-acetylmuramoyl-L-alanyl-D-glutamate--2,6-diaminopimelate ligase, with protein sequence MKIALPDREFKYVTENSQECDNETAFVLTTQNEKYLQNAKDNGAHSIIKVEEIAELFGVNDIKIVGITGTNGKTTTASALYSFLLDLGYKVAMQGTRGLFINDEVIEGKTLTTPSVLNTYRHIYTAREMGCDFFIMEVSSHAIVQKRIEGLPFELKILTNITQDHLDYHKTLEEYIAVKNSFFQDEGKKLINKDEEKAKFNFKNTYTYGIENPATYKLMAYSLNDGSSGIIQHFQEIVPFTASLHGFFNLYNLMAAISAAHLLTGKKLEEIAEVVDNFAGVSGRMEQVSELPNVIVDFAHTPDGMAQVLNALKEKELIVVFGAGGDRDKSKRPLMGRVATNLGKKVIITSDNPRFEEPEAIVDDILSGIEDKSNVTVELNRKKAIELALDMQEEDEVVVILGKGDETYQIIYDQKLPFDDREVVRELLNLK encoded by the coding sequence TTGAAAATTGCCTTACCAGATCGTGAATTTAAATATGTAACGGAAAACTCGCAAGAGTGTGACAATGAAACAGCTTTTGTTCTTACAACTCAAAATGAAAAATACCTTCAAAATGCAAAAGATAACGGTGCACACTCGATTATCAAAGTAGAAGAGATAGCAGAACTTTTTGGTGTAAATGATATTAAAATTGTTGGAATTACTGGAACAAACGGTAAAACTACAACTGCAAGTGCTCTTTATTCATTTTTGCTTGACCTTGGATATAAAGTGGCAATGCAGGGAACCCGCGGGCTTTTTATCAATGATGAAGTGATTGAGGGCAAGACACTTACTACACCATCTGTTTTAAATACTTACAGACATATCTATACAGCACGTGAGATGGGATGTGATTTTTTTATTATGGAAGTAAGCTCTCACGCTATTGTGCAAAAGCGTATAGAAGGGCTTCCTTTTGAACTTAAAATCCTTACAAATATTACTCAGGATCATCTTGATTATCATAAAACACTAGAGGAATATATAGCTGTAAAAAATAGTTTCTTTCAGGATGAGGGTAAAAAACTTATCAACAAAGATGAGGAAAAAGCGAAGTTCAATTTTAAAAATACGTATACATACGGGATTGAAAACCCGGCAACATACAAGCTTATGGCATATTCTTTAAATGATGGAAGTAGCGGTATTATTCAACATTTTCAAGAGATAGTACCTTTTACTGCATCACTTCATGGCTTTTTTAATCTCTATAATCTAATGGCGGCAATCTCAGCAGCGCATTTGCTTACAGGAAAAAAACTTGAAGAGATTGCAGAAGTGGTTGATAACTTTGCAGGTGTTAGCGGAAGGATGGAGCAGGTAAGTGAACTTCCGAACGTTATTGTAGATTTCGCTCATACTCCTGACGGTATGGCACAGGTACTTAATGCGTTAAAAGAAAAAGAGTTAATTGTAGTTTTTGGTGCAGGTGGCGACAGAGATAAAAGCAAACGTCCTCTTATGGGCAGGGTCGCAACAAACCTGGGTAAAAAAGTTATTATTACAAGTGACAATCCAAGATTTGAAGAACCGGAAGCTATTGTAGATGATATCCTCTCTGGTATAGAAGACAAAAGTAATGTAACAGTAGAGTTAAACCGTAAAAAAGCTATTGAGCTTGCACTTGATATGCAAGAGGAAGATGAAGTGGTAGTCATCCTTGGAAAAGGGGATGAAACTTATCAAATTATTTACGATCAAAAACTTCCGTTTGATGATCGTGAAGTTGTAAGAGAATTACTTAATTTAAAGTAA
- a CDS encoding outer membrane beta-barrel protein, translated as MKKLFASILLLSSTIFAESSFYIGTGYTYVNESITLNNVSKNVNNNGAKLKIGYGEQTAYAVEFSLNYIDNTSAILNSTDKEKYGFDIELMKAWDFDIYVIPFARVGFGAGKMSSTARTNAKSISYGSFNGTLGTLLPLGESFELELAYEYKYLSYQKTDLNTSTTSPSSHQNGVYVGINYRF; from the coding sequence ATGAAAAAGCTCTTTGCATCAATTTTACTTTTATCTTCAACTATTTTTGCCGAATCATCATTTTATATAGGAACTGGTTATACCTACGTTAATGAATCAATTACTCTCAATAATGTATCTAAAAATGTCAATAACAATGGAGCAAAATTAAAAATAGGATACGGAGAACAAACGGCTTACGCTGTTGAATTCTCTTTAAACTATATTGACAACACTTCTGCCATTTTAAATTCGACAGATAAAGAAAAATACGGTTTTGACATTGAACTTATGAAAGCATGGGATTTTGATATTTATGTAATTCCATTTGCAAGAGTCGGTTTTGGAGCAGGAAAAATGAGCTCTACAGCAAGAACAAATGCAAAATCGATCAGTTACGGTTCTTTTAACGGAACTCTCGGTACACTGCTTCCACTTGGCGAGAGTTTTGAACTTGAACTAGCTTACGAGTATAAATATCTTTCTTATCAAAAAACTGATTTAAATACGTCAACTACTTCTCCATCATCACACCAAAATGGTGTGTATGTTGGTATAAACTACAGATTTTAA